The segment TCagctccttttttttaaactattgaaCTCACTCGACAAAGGTAGAAGGAAACATGAACacgcacatttttatttttttaggggcCACGATCAGGCCTCTGAAGATGATGCGGTTATATACCTGCCAGATTACAAGTGACATTCTTCTGTCTTCTGTAAAACAAAAGGTCAGGAGGGGACACCTTAAAATaagccaaaataaaacatgactaaTCAGTGAACGTCCAACTGAAGgacaaaactgtctttgagAAGTTCTATGTTGCACAGTCAGTGGTCCACAGATGAAAACGAAGCACTTAAGAAATAATCATTACTGTATACTTTCTGTAAACAAAAATAGTTCTAAGTTAGCAGAAGAGATGTATGACTGACTGTCCTACGCAATGATCTCGTGGTTATGAGCTTTTGTGCCTATGTGATGATGCAGGCAGCAGTATGGGAGGAGGAAACATGACATCTTAGGTCACTGCGACGTTGGACGAGGATTCAACGATTGCACGacaattttgtttaaaagttcTGTATGACTGACTTTGTTTCAGTTGCCAAGAGCAACTGTTTTTAGTTGTAAAGTATGTCACTATCTCTTCTGTtgaaatggaaaatgttaccgttgtccattttttctttcttttgagtGTTTTTAGCCAATGTGTTCTCCAAATCGAGTTTGTGTTCTTACGGGTTTTACGctgttgtaaataaaaaaaaaaaaaaaaatggagaagaACCCCCAACCTCCATGTGACTAATTGCATCATTTGTCAGGAAACACATTTAAGCAAATATTGAAGTTCTGTGACAGACAGACGCTGGAATGAGTCTTTGGCCAGCATCTCCTCCCCTCACTTGTGATGGACAATGTTGCCACAGAATGAGATGAAGTGCAGCAAAATATTTAATCCCTGAACAAGCAGTCTGTCCGCATCAGGTAATGAAACACTTAGCACTTGCCCTAAGAAAGCCTTTGACTTCTTAATAATGATCGTTTTTGCCAGGTGTTCAACAGGACTTCCAAACCGTCTGACCTTCTCATGGCAATGGTAGGTGCCCTCTTTTTATTAGAATACTAATGCTAAATGTCCATTCCAACAGCATCGCGGTTAACATCCAAAGTGGCATTATCGTCGATACATGTAATAGTTGTAtgtgggcacgtcccaccgggaggagatcccggggacaacccaggacacgtcctcccggctggcctggtaACGCCTCGGGGTCTCGCAGGAAAAGCTGCATGAGCTggatttttattcaaatttgtgTAACAAAGAATCtgaaatgtcagcatttttgtaaacattcatGTGCTTGTGGTCATACCACATGCAAATCTGTGGTGCATGCATaatacatcacacacacaacacttaaaaaatgaagacaatttgaAGGGTTACACTTCACTTGTTACCCTGCAGAAGAGCTGGACCACGGGTACGCAATGTGTTGCCAAGGGAGACCACAGCAAGCCCAAACCTGGAGAGCTGTTGTACCACAAAGGAGACATACTCACTATTGTTGCCATGACCACGGTATGCTCTCAGGAACAAATGTACATCATTGAACTTGTCTTCAAGCATTTACCTCAGAATCCAGTAATGACCCTTATGTGGTACTTGAATGTTACTTGAGAGACACAAAAGTAGCCCTATTTCTGACAGTGTAATACCAGTGAGTAATTAGAAACCTTTATAGTCAGACCTAGAAACCTAATTTGTTGCCACGCCTTGATACTTTTATTTCAGAGTAAGAGATGCTACAAAGCCAGACACAATTCCACAGGAGATGAAGGGATCATAAATGGGGCCGATATACGTGAAAGAGAAGCTCTACGCATGGATGCAAGCCTGAGCCTCATGCCGTATGTAAGCTTTCTCTGAATGTGACTGTTTTCGAAAGGAGTTGTGACTTCCACTGTGGTCTCCCctcacatacatgcaaatcaatcgcctttcggcgaaatttgccgttttgaactcaaaataggccatttacgtgaatcgtatagatctaatgagtttttcctgtgtgtgtgtgtgtgtgggggggggtcgccgtcgtcataggctgtttcgtactccttgaacgctggcagttAGATACATTCCACACATAGGCCAGCCACACAGacgtaatttctgaatattactccgcggcggactaatatgcgagcgcatcgGACTGAGGTTACGCCTGTGCgttcgggacctgctttggataagtcacagaagttgacgagagcagaaaaacacttccgccgcttttGCTGCTAAGTGGTAATGgcacttttactctgttacaatgatcaaaatgtcgctcgctactttatttatcaattattgcttatttattaacTATTTCGTGTGTGAGAcgacgacttcgacttccgcattggccaCTGTTTGCGCCAATataatttaagcgctagtgacgtttaagtctagttcaccaatcaaaagacacaagaaagtcacatgagcCCCTACGTTGTCTTCTGTTGggttcccgggcataggtattaaaacTAAATAAGCAAGCCCGGCTGaatgtcgtgcctacgtggcggccatgttgggaaggtcgttaCCATGAAGTCAACGGCgagctactcgtgtttacatttagacgaacaaaatcACTCTTGtgagataagcggctcagaaaatggatggatgggtaaaaCAGTAGCAataattaagaaataaaaatgtaaaagtaacaaaatatatgcaaaataaataaatgcagaaaCAGACCCATCCACGTTTGATAGGTAATATGGTAATGGTGATCTCGGCATGACCTgaagagagctattcacatcagacatcccaggaatctttctgaactgcaacagttttgtaaggAGGAGTGGTCCGAAATTCATCCTGAACGTTGAGCATTTCTGATCTGTAACTACAGTCAACATTTGGTTGAGGTGATTGCTGctaaaggagggtcaaccagttaatAAATCCAAGGGGTCACTTACTTCTTCCTCCCTGTCCCGTGaatgtttttcaattaaaaaaaatatgaaatcataATTGTTtctgtggtattagtttaagtaaactgtttattattgtgatttagatgaagatcatcCTACGTTGTacatttgatgaccaatttatgcagaaatgtaggaaattccaaagggttcacatactttttcctcccactgtatttgtgttcccTGCAACATAGGCCATATTGTTCCCAAGAACTTCAGTCCATGTTGGAAAACTAGACAACAACAAATGGAACTAATATGCCGCCTGTCTCCAGCAGATGGTTTCACGGGAAGATCTCAGGCCCAGAGGCTGTCCGCAAGCTGCAACCGGCCCAGGACGGCTTGTTCCTGGTGCGAGAGTCGATCAGACACCCTGGTGACTACGTGCTGTGTGTCAGCGTCTGTGGGGAAGTCATCCACTACCGATTGATGTATCAGGACAACAAGCTGACcattgacaacaagcagcatttCTACAACCTCATTGACATgatagaggttttttttttttaattatttatttatatttatactaTCTTTTTGATCTCAAaaagtaaattacatttttactctGCTGTATTTTGTTATCTAGTTTGTATCCTTCAAATGCATTacaccacacagagaaccaACAATAATAACATATTCAACAATATTAAAAACCCAACATTTGGTTCTCTTATAGCCTCAGTTAAATTCCTTCCATTGTAAAGTCAAAGAAAATtctttattaattaaaatttacCAAAAATACTGTTAAGTCCCAGGTCTTCccaacatgacaaaaaacatgcatttagttTATTACTATATCTTTGTATCTAACTAAGAAAGTAAGATGGGATAGCAAAACAATTTACGCCAAAGGTGTTGCATTGCGTTGTAATTCAATCCCTAATAGCTGAGTAGTGGAGCCATTTTCTCATTGTTTGCAAGTGTGCCTAAAGTACTGTCCCATGATTGTACAGAGCCAATTTGTAGTTCTCCATAGTCATGTCATAATACACTGCACAGTAGTGCAAAGTGTATTGGCAACCACCACGGAGGTTATTTACAGCTTAAAATcatgcagaaaaacaacaacaacatggagcACTTGCCCATTATTTTACCATACTAGGCAATGTGACTTATTTCTAACCTCCAAATGTGGAACACAACACAGTGAAGCCAAAAGAGGAATACAACAATGTGATTTCCATGTGTTGCTCATGAGTGTCACCCTTTTAAAGTGCTTGTTTCCCTTTTTGCAGTTCTACTCGCAGAACAAGGGTGCCATTGCTCAAACTCTACTGAAGCCAAAACCAAAACATGGAGttaagtcagctgagatggaaCTGACAAAAGGTAGGGATGACAATTCTGTCTTTTGCAAGTAATCATTGATTTTACAAGTGTCTTTCCTTTAGGTGGATGGCTGCTGGACATCACCACACTGACATTTGGACACATTATTGGAGAGGGGGAGTTTGGTGGTGAGATTTTCATATCTTTTCTTTGGCCAATTTAAAGGGGTATTGGTGGGGGGTGTATGTGTGCTGAGCAAGAAGTGAAATTCAGAATCTAATGCAGATAAAGACATTTATATTCCCTGACGCTGCTTGATTTTTCACTTCTGTTAACAGTTGAAACTTGGTGGAGGTCCCCTACTGAGTGCTATTCTCACTAGTTTCCACTTACTCTTGAGTTTGCTGAGTGAGTGTGTCTGACTGTGCCCTCAGCTGTGTTCGAAGGCGAATATTTGGGCCAGCGGGTGGCAGTAAAGACCATTAAGTGTGATGTCacagctcaggccttcctgcAGGAGACCACAGTGATGACGTGAGTTTGGACACGTCCGTTCCTCTTTCAATAGCATTTAGAGGATAACATTTACAGCTCACTTTGATCATACTACATACACAGCACCACATCTATAACCATGTGGATTTTCCCTGCTACTTACTTGTCTTAacttggttttgtttaattggCTCTTTCCAGGAAGCTACAACATAAAAACCTGGTGCGCTTGCTGGGTGTCATCCTGCATAAAGGCCTTCTTATTGTCACAGAGCTCATGACTAAGGTACATCACATACCAGGTACCCACAGAAAACACGCAAGCGAGGACTTTCATGCTGTTTCAGCTAACATTGTAATGCACAGCACCATACTATTTGATACATGTTGCCCACTCGCCagccattgcagcctggtcatcctggaagggggagCCTGCCATCTGTGGTCCTTTCTCAATGTTCCTTCTCTtctccccaaatggggttttgagtttttccttgcccggttGGTTCAACTTTTGATTGACcaagttttgtatctgctttgccCACTATCGGGTAAGACCACCcattttcctctgattggttgccccCGTGTAGAAGACACACTTGTGAGCGCACGCGTGTTTATGTTGACCGCGCTGaatcgggagcggagaggtaggcgcaAATCTTCACTAGTGATCTAGATAGGCTTGAGAAATTGGAATGacttgatttcaggcctctctgcagaaaaacatctggaatgcgtggacgattttatttcatatttcacatctTTACTGAGCCACcctagagacaatattacatcccaagtactagaaaaagttggtttgtcaAAGTATGGCCATTTAATGTTGTTATATGATTTGAGTggatttgtatttgtgtggcaGGGAAATCTGTCAAACCTCCTCAGGACAAGAGGCCGTTCACTTGTCAGCTCCGTGCAGCTTCTTCGTTTTGCACTGTAAGTTATGTAAGTGTAGTTttatggagtgtgtgtgtgtgtgtgtgtgtcaacagACTGCTTTTGAAAGTCTTTCTACTATTAAGGATGTTACcactttttagtgtattcactCTTAAGTATTAACTAATATCTATTACCGTTACCACTACAACTTTTGATGCATatcatttcaattaacacaatgacaaatcattgtaaacaaagaccttcttttctttctgccacGTATGCTAATTTACCAATGTTCCAGTGGAGTGCCActtactggcgaggaggacttattcaatgtaaaaaaataataataataattgcaacCAATAAGTATTGGTGGCTGGTATTGGCAGATTTCATGAGTACACAATATCTTGAAATAAGGCCGATATCGGCTCGATAACCGATCCCTGGTATCGGTGCTCGCCCATCCTTACTTTCTATGATATGCTAATCAGAGACGGTCGTTGGTGTGCGTCTACACAGCGACGTGTGTGAGGGAATGGACTACCTGGAATCCAAGAAACTGGTTCACAGAGACCTGGCGGCTCGCAACATCTTGGTGTCTGACAATGATGTGGCCAAGGTCAGCGACTTCGGCTTGACTAGGACGACCTCCAGGGTGTGGGATAACCAACGTGCCAAACTGCCTGTTCGCTGGAGTGCCCCTGAAGCTCTGAGGAAAGAGGTCGCTGACGACAGCATTCATAAACGTATAATCAAGCCAGTAAATACAATGTATACATGAAGAGCTGTATAAAAACTCTTCTGCTTCATCCTGAGAGGCGTTTCTATTATTTTGACCCTTTTAGGCAGGTTACTAGAAACATTAGAAACAGGTTTCAGTGTGATGAAGTAGTTTGACATGGTGTGCATGAAGTGTCTTTACAATGTAACAACACATTTATTACCAGAGCAAATACATCGACATATTTATGGAAATGATTACAAAATGAGAAGTTGATAGCGAAGTTTAGATTTTTGCCTCATGTAATACACCTCTGTATGGGCATAATTAGTTGCAGGAAACATGCATCCCTTTATCCAACACTGTGCCTCTCTCCAGAAAATTGTTACACATTAAGACACATATTGGTACGTCAATGCCACTCTGACAACGTCAGTCAAAAATGAGCATTATCTTTGTCAAGGCAGACTCATTCAtacatttcttgtattttgaaTCTCTTGATTGTGTTATGTTTTTAATATGCAGCATTTGAATGCATTTCAATTTTTCCTATATTTTCCCCATACTGTAGAAATACTCCACAAAGTCAGATGTTTGGAGTTATGGTGTTCTTCTATGGGAAATCTTCTCCTATGGTCGTCAACCATACCCAAAGATGGTATGTAGCCCCAGTGTATTGACTGCAATGTCACTTTAGGTCGAGAGGTGTATTTATAAGCTGAACAGATGATTACTGACATTATTTTTCAACaccatactgtactgtatttcatttaatttctcaTTTGGGTCTCCGGTGATGtagtgcctatcccagctgacttttggcgagaggcaagggtacaccttggactggtcgctaaTCAATCGCATGGCGCATtttgacaaacacacatttacacctatggacggTTTAgggtctttaattaacctaaaatgcatggtgtttttttttttttttttagatgtaagAGAAAGAAAACGCAATAAAACACAACGTCGTACAGGACGGCTGGAGCTAGGGTTCGAATCCCAAACTTCAGAGCTTCTAAGCGGATGTGCTGACCACTATATGCCTGTTAACTTCTCGCATAGCtaataattacatacagtatatatttggtGTTTTATATGGAAAAAATGAAGGGCACAAACCAGGAAAACTAGTGTCTGATGTGGGTTAAAGAAAAAATCCAACCTTATGTTCCTCTatcgggaaaaaaagaaaacgatgcACACTACTGGTTCTGTTGGAACGGTCCCCAATGCAGCCTGATAAATGCTCTTCcttgtgtgacattttaaagATGT is part of the Phyllopteryx taeniolatus isolate TA_2022b chromosome 7, UOR_Ptae_1.2, whole genome shotgun sequence genome and harbors:
- the matk gene encoding megakaryocyte-associated tyrosine-protein kinase, giving the protein MAMKSWTTGTQCVAKGDHSKPKPGELLYHKGDILTIVAMTTSKRCYKARHNSTGDEGIINGADIREREALRMDASLSLMPWFHGKISGPEAVRKLQPAQDGLFLVRESIRHPGDYVLCVSVCGEVIHYRLMYQDNKLTIDNKQHFYNLIDMIEFYSQNKGAIAQTLLKPKPKHGVKSAEMELTKGGWLLDITTLTFGHIIGEGEFGAVFEGEYLGQRVAVKTIKCDVTAQAFLQETTVMTKLQHKNLVRLLGVILHKGLLIVTELMTKGNLSNLLRTRGRSLVSSVQLLRFALDVCEGMDYLESKKLVHRDLAARNILVSDNDVAKVSDFGLTRTTSRVWDNQRAKLPVRWSAPEALRKEKYSTKSDVWSYGVLLWEIFSYGRQPYPKMSLKEVIERVEGGYRMEAPGDCIPAVYTLMTVCWAKEPRRRPAFHKLREKLAQEMPKHSPGFESEQQDGVGRGSGCGGLTMF